From the Candidatus Zixiibacteriota bacterium genome, one window contains:
- a CDS encoding T9SS type A sorting domain-containing protein, whose protein sequence is MANREITRRCLHGLLQVVLLVGVFAVGVGALNVDYVGSIEESLYAPTSLEVFDNGLAVLEPFSDEIKLFTVDGVITQKLHLKGEPHGLTHIVNNRFMFCDRKQQAVIEVDLDNYSEQVLLGQSVSLNDPVDLVQNGQTLYILDAGLAAILEIGAALKLTRTIPLVDDEGQRLAYASSFCFDAHLKRFYVLDQINSRISAFDETGALVTSFGSFGRGAGQFTRGGELALSEGGHIFVTDRFQGRVLVYDSDGEFAGAIGPVSAGEPGLAVPTGIDVDENGLLFVASTMTPSINIYHVALSPDMHRLAVAQPQFPLDGAQLSADEITIIAFADIVSDGLEVSGFDFQLFDHPDSGQPLLELHGVEGVLHDLDSLQSQRLIANWTPDTRLGSDVDYCWRARTQGRDTVGEWSALQSFRLSSLPTEFRLDQNYPNPFNSGTRIGFSLPNRSNVTLEVFSLLGQRVAVVHEGSLPEGYHEVTWNGADDNGASVATGVYFYRLRAANLVQTKKMVLLK, encoded by the coding sequence ATGGCAAATAGAGAGATTACAAGACGCTGTTTACATGGACTCTTGCAGGTCGTTCTGCTGGTCGGAGTGTTTGCAGTCGGTGTCGGCGCCTTAAACGTAGACTATGTTGGTTCTATCGAGGAAAGCCTCTATGCGCCAACATCGCTTGAAGTGTTTGATAACGGTCTGGCCGTACTGGAGCCGTTCTCGGACGAAATCAAGCTGTTCACCGTCGACGGTGTGATAACTCAAAAGCTGCATCTAAAGGGCGAACCACATGGTCTGACCCACATTGTCAATAACCGCTTCATGTTTTGTGATCGTAAACAGCAGGCGGTAATTGAGGTTGATCTCGACAACTATTCCGAACAAGTACTCCTCGGGCAATCGGTGTCACTTAACGATCCCGTTGACCTGGTGCAGAACGGTCAGACGCTGTACATACTGGACGCCGGACTGGCCGCGATTCTTGAGATCGGCGCGGCGCTTAAACTGACACGAACGATTCCGTTGGTCGATGACGAGGGCCAACGGCTGGCGTACGCTTCGAGTTTCTGTTTCGATGCACACTTGAAGCGGTTCTATGTTCTGGACCAAATCAACTCACGCATTTCTGCCTTTGACGAAACGGGTGCATTGGTTACCAGCTTTGGGTCGTTCGGTCGAGGCGCGGGTCAGTTTACACGTGGTGGCGAATTGGCTCTTTCCGAAGGCGGTCACATTTTTGTGACCGACCGTTTTCAGGGACGGGTTCTGGTATATGATTCCGATGGTGAATTTGCCGGAGCAATAGGTCCGGTCTCTGCAGGCGAGCCCGGCCTGGCGGTGCCGACCGGTATCGATGTCGATGAAAACGGTTTGCTGTTTGTTGCTTCTACGATGACTCCTTCGATCAATATCTATCATGTCGCGCTCAGTCCGGACATGCACAGACTGGCGGTGGCGCAACCGCAATTTCCGTTGGATGGGGCCCAGTTGAGCGCTGACGAGATAACTATTATCGCCTTTGCCGATATTGTGTCGGACGGTCTGGAGGTGTCCGGGTTTGATTTCCAACTGTTCGATCATCCCGATTCAGGGCAGCCGTTGCTTGAATTGCACGGTGTGGAAGGCGTGTTGCACGACCTCGATTCACTCCAGAGCCAACGACTGATCGCCAACTGGACACCAGACACCCGGCTTGGCAGTGATGTCGATTACTGCTGGCGCGCTCGCACCCAGGGGCGGGATACGGTCGGCGAGTGGTCGGCTTTGCAGTCTTTCCGGTTGAGTTCTCTTCCGACTGAGTTCCGGCTGGATCAAAACTACCCCAACCCGTTCAACTCGGGTACCAGGATCGGCTTCTCGCTTCCGAATCGAAGCAACGTGACCCTCGAAGTGTTCAGCCTGCTGGGGCAACGGGTCGCTGTGGTACACGAGGGCTCACTGCCGGAGGGATACCACGAGGTTACTTGGAATGGTGCAGACGACAACGGTGCATCGGTTGCGACCGGCGTATATTTCTACAGGCTGCGTGCGGCAAACCTTGTGCAAACGAAAAAAATGGTATTGTTGAAATAG
- a CDS encoding cytochrome c3 family protein → MQKNLLIIIATVVLVSASMVFAVDDPHGTTNSIYCEQCHINHNSMGDILTNATDSLVATLCLSCHTPGGWVPMSKTLSTKQQADPGTIGTSHAWDAPADNADLGASLPTTQALLDHLTLDDRITCGTCHDPHSNSNSPFLRLDNSADALCLDCHAGRDNSDVKTYTGNELSHPVGIALPSDADFHNPPLDVDGVAQPNDGNLTNDFALLAGDVVSCTTCHGVHYSDSNSGTTDGP, encoded by the coding sequence ATGCAAAAGAACCTGTTGATAATAATTGCGACAGTTGTGTTGGTGTCAGCATCGATGGTGTTCGCCGTAGACGACCCCCACGGCACGACGAATTCCATTTACTGTGAACAGTGTCACATCAATCACAACTCGATGGGCGACATTCTGACTAACGCCACCGACTCACTGGTTGCGACTCTTTGTCTATCGTGTCATACACCGGGTGGCTGGGTACCGATGTCCAAGACCCTGTCGACCAAGCAGCAGGCCGATCCCGGCACGATTGGCACTTCCCACGCCTGGGATGCCCCGGCGGACAATGCCGATCTGGGTGCGTCGCTGCCGACCACTCAGGCGCTGTTGGACCATCTGACCCTGGACGACCGAATCACTTGCGGCACCTGTCACGATCCGCACAGCAACAGTAATTCACCATTTCTCAGGCTGGACAATTCGGCCGATGCGCTTTGTTTGGATTGCCACGCCGGTCGCGACAACAGCGATGTAAAAACGTACACCGGTAATGAGCTATCGCACCCGGTCGGCATAGCCCTGCCTTCAGATGCTGATTTCCACAACCCGCCGTTGGACGTTGATGGGGTGGCGCAGCCAAACGACGGCAATCTTACCAATGACTTTGCGCTCTTAGCCGGCGACGTGGTGAGTTGCACGACTTGCCACGGCGTGCATTACTCAGATTCTAACTCGGGTACGACCGACGGACCATAG
- a CDS encoding cytochrome c biogenesis protein ResB, whose translation MTINLSSTRLAFVLIAVLVLFLVLSAIIPQRDISEDQLLDWQEYLGDNYVVIDKLGLDRIYFTPTFFIVLGLLGVNLLFGNIKRFRSVYQVERTLLKTRHLGSILFHFSLILIMVAVILNFLYKYHSVLAMTEGQTLKDRPESYHHEFHGPLYDNEYGRFTLSLTDVLSNDDASLSLGNVAAIAVQSARAKHETEVSTNHPFELGELQFHYGLKSGYSPEFFLTDSAGNDLFRSFVRVANRKEEGKYVHRDFIVVPEDNLHLEIEVNPDSIGPDIAYRITALQDSVELYAGSIGSNDTVGFAGYKFTVPRLRQWCYIDVVKSPYLNLVFFGFWSALAGLTLSFVSRLKRAKAA comes from the coding sequence ATGACGATCAACTTATCCTCCACCCGGCTGGCCTTTGTTCTCATTGCCGTCCTGGTACTGTTTTTGGTACTGTCGGCCATCATACCACAGCGCGATATTTCAGAAGATCAGCTTCTGGACTGGCAGGAGTACCTGGGTGATAATTACGTTGTCATCGATAAGCTTGGGCTGGATCGTATCTACTTCACACCAACGTTTTTCATCGTGCTCGGGCTACTCGGGGTCAACCTGCTGTTCGGTAACATCAAACGATTCCGAAGCGTTTACCAGGTCGAGAGAACACTTCTCAAAACTCGCCACCTCGGATCGATACTATTTCACTTTTCGCTGATACTGATAATGGTCGCCGTGATTCTCAATTTCCTCTACAAGTATCACAGTGTACTGGCCATGACTGAGGGCCAGACGTTGAAGGACCGACCGGAGTCGTACCACCATGAGTTTCACGGTCCCCTCTACGACAATGAGTACGGTCGTTTCACGCTCAGCCTCACCGATGTCCTGAGCAACGACGACGCCAGTTTGAGTTTGGGGAATGTGGCGGCTATAGCTGTACAGTCCGCCAGGGCAAAACACGAGACGGAGGTTTCCACCAACCACCCGTTTGAACTGGGAGAGCTTCAGTTCCACTACGGACTGAAAAGTGGCTATTCACCCGAGTTTTTTCTGACCGATTCGGCAGGGAACGACCTGTTTCGTTCATTTGTTCGAGTAGCCAATAGAAAGGAAGAGGGCAAGTACGTGCATCGAGACTTCATTGTGGTCCCGGAGGACAACCTGCATCTTGAGATCGAAGTAAACCCTGATTCTATTGGGCCAGACATCGCATACCGGATAACGGCCTTACAAGACAGTGTTGAGTTATACGCCGGTAGTATCGGTTCCAACGATACAGTTGGTTTTGCAGGCTATAAGTTTACTGTTCCCCGGCTGCGGCAGTGGTGCTATATTGATGTCGTGAAAAGTCCGTATCTAAATCTGGTGTTTTTTGGATTCTGGTCGGCGTTGGCCGGATTGACGCTCAGTTTCGTCAGCAGATTGAAGCGAGCGAAGGCGGCATAG
- the ccsA gene encoding cytochrome c biogenesis protein CcsA → MRPIFRNETAYRWGVHLSLAALILLTVFGAMRWVQTGHPPFVTLFESMITAVWFALLIFHLMRLRTTPLPILLPLSLVSFLMMGWASSMPTAASPLSEALDNVWLFIHASFATAGAASFLVAASFSAVFLLGETRYGNLGRLGNTLPSFSSLGRSTLNFLIFGLILWGVMIVSGSIWAHAAWGRYWAWDPIELWSLISWLLYGLVLHARMAWKLSQRTFCWMTIVAALTVVFALWGVGYIYETIHEYG, encoded by the coding sequence TTGCGGCCAATATTCAGGAACGAAACCGCGTACCGCTGGGGGGTACACCTGTCGTTGGCGGCGCTGATTCTGCTGACGGTCTTCGGAGCCATGCGATGGGTCCAAACGGGGCATCCACCGTTTGTAACTTTGTTTGAGTCGATGATCACGGCCGTCTGGTTCGCCCTTCTGATCTTCCACTTGATGCGGCTTCGAACCACACCACTTCCAATCCTGTTACCGCTCTCGCTGGTTTCTTTTCTGATGATGGGTTGGGCGTCGTCGATGCCCACCGCGGCGTCGCCTTTGTCCGAGGCTCTGGACAACGTCTGGTTGTTTATTCATGCCTCGTTCGCCACGGCAGGGGCTGCGTCCTTTCTGGTGGCAGCATCTTTCTCGGCGGTCTTCTTGCTGGGTGAAACCAGGTACGGTAATCTGGGGAGGCTGGGGAACACCTTGCCGTCTTTTTCTTCACTTGGCCGTTCCACTCTCAATTTCTTGATATTCGGTCTGATACTTTGGGGTGTCATGATCGTATCCGGTTCCATCTGGGCGCACGCTGCGTGGGGTAGATACTGGGCCTGGGACCCGATAGAACTCTGGTCGCTGATAAGTTGGCTGTTGTACGGACTGGTGTTGCACGCTCGCATGGCGTGGAAACTGTCACAACGCACTTTCTGCTGGATGACGATCGTTGCGGCACTCACCGTTGTCTTTGCGCTATGGGGAGTAGGATACATTTATGAAACCATTCACGAATACGGGTAG
- a CDS encoding radical SAM protein, whose translation MAERNRKILFVTPPYHCGVVEVAGSWPPLGLLYLGAQAERAGWTAEVYDAMTLRHDYKKIKKHLEQTDYDVLATTSITATWPDALRLLELGKEVRPGCATLVGGVHPTFCWRDILKEPQSPVDYVIIGEGEIPLYEFLSRFDDTEQRHKTPNLAYSQAGELVANPALDFNDDLDALPVAWELLDWTKYKYYVIPDSVLGAVSTSRGCTHGCTFCSQQKFWEQGWRGRAPKSVVEDIVYLKKRHGVNVFLFTDEYPTYERDRWEELLDRIIAADLNIYILIETRVEDIVRDEDILSKYRRAGVVHVYVGAEATDQETLDKVKKEITIGDSRRAIELIAEYGMISETSFVLGFLDETEESIERTFQQALEFNPDFAHFLAITPWPYADFFDEVKHAIAVEDLSQYNLIEPIIKPDKMTLRDIDLAIINCYRRFYMPKILEFARDSDPFRRHYLMASTKLIMKSSFLIKKFAKVGINPLAMMSKMLSD comes from the coding sequence ATGGCCGAACGAAATCGTAAAATCCTGTTTGTAACTCCCCCGTACCACTGCGGTGTTGTGGAAGTGGCCGGCAGCTGGCCGCCGCTCGGATTGCTGTATCTCGGTGCTCAGGCAGAGCGGGCCGGATGGACGGCGGAGGTTTATGACGCCATGACCCTGCGCCATGATTACAAGAAGATCAAGAAGCATCTGGAGCAAACCGACTACGACGTTCTGGCAACAACCTCAATCACTGCCACATGGCCGGACGCTTTACGCTTGCTTGAGTTGGGCAAAGAGGTCCGTCCCGGTTGTGCTACGTTAGTCGGCGGGGTTCATCCAACGTTCTGTTGGCGCGATATTCTGAAGGAGCCTCAGTCGCCGGTTGATTATGTCATCATCGGTGAGGGGGAGATACCTCTGTACGAGTTCCTCTCTCGATTCGACGACACCGAACAGCGTCACAAGACTCCCAACCTTGCCTATAGTCAGGCGGGTGAACTGGTCGCCAATCCGGCCCTGGATTTCAACGATGACCTGGATGCGCTGCCGGTCGCCTGGGAGTTATTGGACTGGACCAAGTACAAGTACTACGTCATCCCGGATTCGGTGCTTGGCGCCGTGTCCACCTCACGCGGATGCACGCACGGTTGCACCTTTTGTTCACAGCAGAAATTCTGGGAGCAAGGCTGGCGCGGACGGGCGCCTAAGAGTGTTGTCGAGGACATCGTATACCTTAAGAAGAGACACGGCGTCAATGTCTTCTTATTTACCGATGAATACCCGACCTACGAACGCGACCGCTGGGAGGAGTTGCTCGACAGAATTATCGCCGCCGATCTGAATATCTACATACTTATCGAGACCCGCGTGGAAGACATCGTGCGCGATGAAGACATATTGTCCAAGTATCGCCGGGCGGGCGTGGTGCATGTCTATGTCGGCGCCGAGGCGACCGATCAGGAAACTCTGGACAAAGTCAAAAAGGAAATCACCATCGGCGACTCCCGCCGGGCCATTGAGCTGATTGCCGAATACGGAATGATTTCCGAAACCTCGTTTGTGTTGGGGTTTCTCGACGAAACTGAAGAATCCATCGAACGTACTTTTCAGCAGGCTCTTGAATTCAACCCCGACTTCGCGCACTTTCTTGCCATTACACCCTGGCCCTATGCCGATTTCTTTGATGAGGTGAAGCATGCCATAGCAGTCGAGGATCTCAGCCAGTATAACTTGATCGAACCTATAATCAAGCCGGACAAAATGACCCTGCGCGACATTGATCTGGCCATCATCAACTGTTATCGACGGTTCTATATGCCGAAGATTCTTGAATTTGCCAGGGACTCCGATCCGTTCCGGCGGCACTACCTTATGGCCTCGACCAAGCTGATCATGAAATCGTCGTTCCTGATCAAGAAATTCGCCAAGGTCGGTATCAACCCACTGGCCATGATGAGCAAGATGCTCTCCGACTGA
- a CDS encoding PEGA domain-containing protein, giving the protein MALRMAFSLLVLLFAHAAAAQDTASVKIKVDVDNVLLTVNSDTVAEDSHGSSLTKGAWFILNLPVGDYEFGFNHAGFETQHQSVSLTPNQIVTLDIAFLPPVIPAEPATGAVTVESEPDSATIMVDGRAVESVTPAQLDLAVGERMVEVVGPGFELLSKTVTVDSMHRTIMKYTLRPEPPPELTAESLGLVYDDQLPKINEEKADMLRRQFNSMAETFAIIPLGQGLLASVLLDSDDQGTAHALIISGVVLTAGSYLLGKTLSARKLRNIQSENEEIDSYNARADAHNFEVDQAVNAANKEAMKKYQIDNRGRGRVKVTKE; this is encoded by the coding sequence GTGGCTCTACGAATGGCCTTCAGCCTTCTTGTCCTGTTGTTCGCCCACGCAGCCGCTGCCCAGGATACAGCCAGTGTCAAAATAAAAGTCGATGTCGACAACGTGTTGCTGACAGTCAACTCAGACACCGTTGCCGAGGATTCGCACGGCAGCAGTCTGACCAAAGGGGCTTGGTTTATTCTCAATCTCCCGGTCGGCGATTATGAATTTGGTTTTAACCATGCGGGCTTTGAAACACAGCATCAGTCGGTATCTCTTACGCCCAATCAGATCGTCACGCTCGACATCGCATTTCTGCCGCCGGTTATTCCAGCCGAACCGGCAACGGGAGCGGTGACGGTGGAGTCGGAACCTGACAGCGCCACCATCATGGTCGATGGCCGAGCGGTTGAATCGGTCACGCCGGCACAGCTTGATCTGGCGGTGGGAGAACGGATGGTGGAAGTCGTCGGCCCCGGCTTTGAACTTCTTTCGAAAACGGTAACCGTCGACTCGATGCACCGCACCATAATGAAATACACCCTGAGGCCGGAGCCGCCACCTGAACTCACGGCCGAGTCGTTAGGACTGGTCTACGACGATCAATTGCCGAAGATTAATGAAGAAAAAGCGGATATGCTCAGGCGACAGTTCAATTCTATGGCTGAGACTTTTGCGATTATTCCCCTGGGTCAGGGCCTATTGGCGTCGGTCCTGCTGGACAGCGATGATCAAGGAACGGCACACGCCCTTATCATTTCCGGGGTTGTTCTCACTGCCGGCTCATACCTCCTCGGTAAAACTCTGTCAGCAAGGAAACTTCGAAATATCCAGTCGGAGAATGAAGAGATTGATTCGTACAATGCCCGCGCTGATGCCCACAATTTTGAAGTAGATCAGGCTGTCAACGCGGCCAACAAGGAAGCTATGAAGAAGTACCAGATCGACAACAGAGGTCGTGGTCGAGTCAAAGTAACAAAGGAATAA
- a CDS encoding outer membrane lipoprotein-sorting protein yields MKPSILILLLLSLSTANVSAETAEEKGLAIAVEADRRDLGYGDYTANMTMTLRNRHGQESVRAIRFQALEVEGDGDKSITVFDNPRDVKGTSFLSYSHKQDDDDRWLYLPALKRVKRISSGNKSGSFMGSEFAYEDISSQEVEKYTYKWLRNEVYDGRDCFVVEYYPVDRKNSGYSRQVNWLDKQEYRVWKVEYYDRKNSHLKTLTITGYELYMDSYWRAAEYNMVNHQNGKSTLLQLDDYQFATGLTDADFSRNALKRMR; encoded by the coding sequence ATGAAACCGTCAATTTTGATTCTGCTGTTGTTGTCCCTGTCGACAGCAAACGTGTCGGCTGAGACAGCTGAGGAAAAAGGTCTGGCTATCGCGGTCGAGGCCGACCGTCGCGACCTTGGATACGGTGACTACACGGCCAATATGACCATGACCCTGCGCAATCGGCACGGTCAGGAAAGTGTGCGAGCTATCCGCTTTCAGGCCTTGGAGGTCGAAGGTGACGGCGATAAGAGCATAACCGTGTTCGACAATCCTCGCGACGTCAAAGGAACCTCCTTCCTGTCCTATTCGCACAAACAAGACGACGACGACCGCTGGTTATATTTGCCCGCCTTGAAGCGTGTAAAACGCATCAGCTCCGGTAACAAATCCGGGTCGTTCATGGGTAGTGAGTTCGCTTACGAAGATATCTCCAGTCAGGAGGTCGAGAAGTACACATACAAATGGTTGCGCAATGAAGTCTATGACGGACGCGACTGCTTCGTGGTCGAGTACTACCCGGTCGACCGGAAGAACTCCGGCTATTCTCGTCAGGTGAACTGGCTGGACAAGCAAGAGTACCGGGTGTGGAAAGTCGAATACTACGACCGCAAGAACTCGCACTTGAAAACATTGACTATCACCGGGTACGAGTTGTATATGGATTCATACTGGCGGGCCGCTGAGTACAACATGGTCAACCATCAGAACGGCAAGTCAACTCTGTTGCAGCTCGATGACTATCAATTTGCTACCGGCCTCACCGACGCCGATTTCAGCCGGAATGCTTTGAAGAGGATGCGCTGA
- a CDS encoding efflux RND transporter permease subunit yields MRQFEQRFGEWVVRNRWWVIAATVLLFLAAFYGTGRLTISSDTRVFFSEDNPQLQALDALENTYTRSNTVFFTVAPKDGDVFTAHTLAAVEALTEASWRIPYSSRVNSITNFQHTKVDGDELVVQDLVSNSATVSALELKAIRRVALDEPELVNNLVSVRGHVTGVSVNLILPGESPTEVIEVAAFVRAMADEIRSQHSGIDFYLTGSVMSDNAFGEASMKDMSTLLPLMFLVLALVAGLALRSVTGTVNTLIIIMMSMATGMGLAGWFGLEINAASSNAPTIIMGLAVADSIHILTTIVQQMRRGRSKSEAVAESLRINLLPVFLTSVTTAIGFLTMNFSDAPPFRDLGNIVAMGVMGALVYSVLFLPALTAVLPMRVKTKSTEYGRSMLDKVADLVIDKRRVVFFSMITVSMVLALGVTRIDLQDDWMKYFDKSYDIRIATDFTEENLTGFNSIEYDLESHETGGISNPEYLAKADEFSQWLMRQPKVSHVSSITNTMKRLNRTMHADDDAFYRLPDNRDLAAQYLLLYEMSLPFGFDLNDRINIDKSATRLVVRLSDITTTELRAMEEKAKKWLAINESPGFAGTSSSLSLMWAHISERNINNMLGAAFGALVLISLILIFALRDVRLGLLSLVPNLAPAVIGFGIWGLTFGTAGLGLSVVAAMTLGIVVDDTVHFMSKYLRARREHQMDPADAVRYSFRTVGAAMCITTVALTAGFAVLSFSGYKMSSDMGLLTALTISLALVLDFFFLPTLLLKVDREKQPSLVITKEKTNETVNFDSAVVVPVDSKRVG; encoded by the coding sequence ATGAGACAGTTTGAACAGAGATTCGGCGAGTGGGTGGTTCGCAATCGCTGGTGGGTAATCGCAGCAACAGTATTGTTGTTCTTGGCCGCTTTTTACGGAACCGGCAGGCTGACTATCAGCTCCGACACCCGCGTGTTCTTCAGCGAGGATAACCCTCAGTTGCAGGCTCTGGATGCGCTGGAAAATACCTACACCCGATCCAACACGGTCTTCTTCACCGTGGCGCCGAAGGACGGCGATGTGTTCACCGCCCACACCTTGGCTGCTGTCGAAGCCTTGACCGAAGCATCGTGGCGGATACCATATTCCAGCCGGGTCAACTCGATAACCAATTTCCAGCATACCAAAGTTGACGGCGATGAGTTGGTGGTCCAAGACCTGGTGTCGAACAGCGCGACTGTGAGCGCGCTGGAACTAAAAGCCATTCGCAGGGTGGCCTTGGACGAGCCGGAGTTGGTCAACAACCTGGTGTCAGTGCGTGGGCATGTAACAGGTGTCAGTGTCAATCTAATACTGCCGGGCGAGTCGCCTACAGAGGTGATAGAGGTTGCCGCCTTTGTGCGGGCAATGGCCGATGAGATTCGCAGCCAACACTCTGGTATCGACTTCTATCTGACCGGCTCCGTCATGTCCGACAATGCATTCGGCGAGGCCAGCATGAAGGATATGTCGACCTTGCTGCCGCTCATGTTCCTGGTGTTGGCGCTGGTGGCCGGACTTGCGCTACGCTCGGTGACGGGTACGGTCAACACTTTGATAATCATTATGATGTCGATGGCGACCGGTATGGGGCTGGCCGGCTGGTTCGGTTTGGAGATAAACGCCGCCTCATCCAATGCCCCGACCATCATCATGGGGTTGGCCGTGGCCGATAGCATCCATATCCTGACCACGATTGTCCAACAGATGAGGCGCGGACGGAGCAAAAGCGAAGCTGTCGCCGAGTCGCTGCGGATCAATCTGCTGCCCGTTTTTCTGACCAGCGTTACAACTGCTATCGGATTTCTGACCATGAACTTCTCCGATGCACCGCCCTTCCGTGACCTCGGCAACATCGTGGCCATGGGCGTGATGGGCGCACTTGTTTATTCTGTGCTGTTCCTGCCGGCCTTGACCGCTGTGTTGCCCATGCGAGTGAAAACCAAATCGACAGAGTACGGACGCAGCATGCTGGACAAGGTCGCAGACCTGGTAATTGACAAACGCCGAGTGGTATTTTTCTCGATGATTACAGTAAGCATGGTGCTAGCCCTGGGAGTAACACGCATCGACTTACAGGATGATTGGATGAAGTATTTTGATAAGTCTTACGACATCCGCATAGCCACCGATTTCACCGAAGAGAACCTGACCGGTTTCAATTCCATCGAATACGATCTGGAGTCACACGAAACCGGCGGCATCTCCAATCCGGAATACCTGGCCAAAGCCGACGAGTTTTCCCAGTGGCTGATGCGACAGCCGAAAGTATCTCATGTTAGCAGCATCACCAACACTATGAAACGGCTCAACCGGACGATGCACGCCGACGATGACGCGTTCTATCGTCTACCCGATAACCGTGATCTGGCCGCGCAGTATCTTCTGCTGTATGAGATGTCGTTGCCCTTTGGATTTGACCTGAACGACCGGATAAACATCGACAAATCGGCCACCCGCCTGGTGGTCAGGCTGAGTGATATCACCACCACCGAGCTGCGAGCCATGGAAGAGAAGGCCAAGAAGTGGCTGGCCATCAACGAATCGCCGGGGTTCGCCGGAACCAGTTCCTCTCTTTCGCTGATGTGGGCGCATATCTCAGAGCGTAACATCAATAACATGTTAGGAGCCGCCTTCGGCGCCCTGGTACTGATATCGCTAATTTTGATATTTGCTTTGCGCGATGTCAGGCTGGGGCTGTTAAGCCTGGTGCCGAACCTGGCGCCCGCTGTCATTGGCTTTGGCATCTGGGGTCTGACGTTCGGCACAGCCGGTCTGGGTTTGTCGGTGGTGGCGGCTATGACCCTCGGGATCGTGGTGGACGACACCGTACATTTCATGAGCAAGTATCTTCGCGCCCGGCGCGAACACCAAATGGATCCGGCCGATGCCGTGCGGTATTCGTTCAGGACGGTGGGCGCGGCCATGTGTATCACAACGGTGGCCCTGACGGCCGGGTTTGCAGTACTTTCTTTTTCAGGGTACAAAATGAGTTCTGATATGGGGCTGCTGACAGCATTGACTATTTCGCTGGCCTTGGTCCTCGATTTCTTCTTCCTGCCCACGCTCTTGCTCAAAGTGGACCGGGAAAAACAACCTAGTCTTGTAATAACAAAGGAGAAGACAAATGAAACCGTCAATTTTGATTCTGCTGTTGTTGTCCCTGTCGACAGCAAACGTGTCGGCTGA
- a CDS encoding metalloregulator ArsR/SmtB family transcription factor, producing the protein MDARNVSRSFKAFAEPTRLRILTVLSSGRLSVSELVKAVGLAQPTVSRHLSVLRDSGFVLDRREGQQVVYSLNLEAIESCCKGFCDCLTVPGLRSRKTKEK; encoded by the coding sequence ATGGACGCACGCAATGTCAGCAGAAGTTTCAAGGCGTTTGCCGAACCGACCCGGCTGCGGATTCTGACCGTCTTGTCGTCGGGCAGACTATCCGTCAGCGAATTGGTCAAAGCGGTCGGGTTGGCCCAACCGACGGTCAGTCGGCACCTCTCGGTGCTCAGAGATTCCGGGTTTGTCCTGGATCGCCGCGAAGGCCAGCAGGTGGTTTACAGCCTTAATCTTGAGGCTATAGAAAGCTGCTGCAAGGGCTTTTGCGACTGTTTGACGGTCCCGGGACTGAGATCGAGAAAAACGAAAGAAAAATGA